One window of Quercus robur chromosome 5, dhQueRobu3.1, whole genome shotgun sequence genomic DNA carries:
- the LOC126726488 gene encoding uncharacterized protein LOC126726488 — protein sequence MSRQEVTNHREQAEIYHGEELCKQKSQDLLSEISLPKGLLPLDDVVEVGYNRTTGFVWVKQKRKKEHRFRSIGRNVSYDNEVTAFVEDRRMRKLTGIKTKELLIWVSISDIYIDDPSSGKITFANPTGISRSFPVSAFELDNAGNSGK from the coding sequence atgtcaagacAGGAAGTCACAAACCACAGAGAGCAAGCAGAGATCTACCACGGCGAAGAGCTGTGCAAGCAAAAGTCTCAAGATCTCCTCAGCGAGATCTCTCTCCCAAAAGGCCTCCTCCCTCTAGACGACGTCGTCGAGGTCGGCTACAACCGCACCACCGGGTTCGTGTGGGTCAAGCAGAAGCGCAAGAAGGAGCACCGGTTCCGCTCCATCGGCCGAAACGTCTCGTACGACAACGAGGTCACGGCCTTCGTGGAGGACCGCCGCATGAGGAAGCTCACTGGGATCAAGACCAAGGAGCTCCTCATCTGGGTCTCCATTTCCGACATCTACATCGACGACCCCAGTTCGGGTAAGATCACGTTTGCCAATCCTACTGGGATCTCCAGGTCTTTTCCGGTGTCGGCTTTTGAGCTCGACAACGCTGGGAATAGCGGAAAATGA